AGACTACAATCTCGACAATACAGACAAGGGAGAACAGCCTGTTTCGGTTAAACGAATCATTATTCATCCTTCCTACCGTGAAGGGTATCTCAATGACAACATCGCTCTCTTGGAGCTGGCCACAAAGGTGCAAATGAATAAAGTCACCCTGCCGGTCTGTCTGCCTGATGCTAGTGTGACATTCCCGGACGGCCAAAAGTGTTCTGTGACCGGCTGGGGTCAAATAATGGATGGTGGTGAGTATCTATATTTGTTGCTATatcaatacatacagtatatatatacagatgcagccaagtccCTTTCCCATGTTGCCActttatgtctcttccagttaacacagaaaaaaaaaaaaataccaaaagtctatggcattttctattgagtttgctggcaagtctttgaactctagcaccatctagtggcaggatttaacatttaataaatgatgtctgaacatggtgagacaaaatgtgtaAACTCACTGGCTGCATTTGTAGGTAAAATATTAAGCAAGTTTCCAGTATAGAGTAGAATAGCTACGGCTTTTGGCAACAGACTTGCTCTTCACTGTTGCGATAAGTGCCAAACTTTTGGATTATACAGCTAAAAAGATGACAAAAGCCAAAGTCACCAGTAATACCCatactgcccatagcaaccaatcaacaattagatatGAACGGTCTCCTACAAGTTAGAAAGTAAAAGCaaatcttactggttgctatagtGGGTAAGCCAACGTCACCGGTGATGAAAAGTACCCCAGTCCCAGTGAGGAGCACTTAACAAACCACTACCCCCACAGCAACTTTGGCTTTTGTTGTTCTTTGTGCCATAATTTGACAAGTTCTGGAATTCTATGAATTTGATGGAACCCCTTGAGACAACTGGTAGGATAGAAGTTCTGAAGTTCTACCACTTGGATAGGAGGTCTGGTTCCAGCCCATACTGTGAATAAATGTATTTGAAGCCTAGTCCTTCCTCAGTGGGTCGTTTTCAGGCTCCTTTTAGTGAGTTTTTgtgtaatacagtatattattgcTTTTCTAATGAAGCCATTTTCCCCATAGCTGACCCACCAAGTCCTAGGGTTCTGAGGGAAGTAGAAGTGAAAATGATGAGTAACGACCGATGCAACACATTATTCAACATTCCCGACGCCTACGGCCGCACAACTGCCAATTTGACGGATACCATGTTGTGCGCAGGATACGCCAAAGGCGGCAGAGACTCCTGCAATGTGAGTCACGTTCCTGGTATAAGTTTTGTCTTTCAATTAATATGGTTTGATGGTGAATTCAAGGTTTAATGATAATGGGTGTGTTCAATAATGAAATCATTTCTTTTCAGGGTGATGTTGGAGGGCCCTTGGTTTGTCCTAAAGATGGCCGCTGGTATTTGGCTGGTGTGGTGAGCGGAGGAGATGGTTGTGGGAAGCCAAATCGCCCTGGAATCTACACTCGCGTTAGTTCCTATATTAAATGGATTACTGGAGTTGCTCCTGAAGTCACTGGGAATGTGCTTAATGTGAAATATTAGTGCAAATCAATGTTTATTGGTTGTAAATAACAATAGAATGAGTCCATTGTCCCAACTTATCCAGAATCTGCCTTATATTCCTACCCACAGATCCCATATCTTATTTGCCATTCTGCTAATGTCTAAGCCAATTCATCACTAGATTATTTACAAGAAGGCAGTTCTGTATCTGTATTGCCATGTAGGGGGAGGAGCCTTGATGGGGATCAGGAAGTTGGATAGTTATGGAGTTGAGGGAAAATCGTCAGGAAGGGGAAGGAAGTAGGAgacaggccaggactggcaatctgtaggttctagcaaatgccagaggggctgttgtaagatgccatagaccagcggttctcaacctgtgggtcgggacccctttggggttcgaacgaccctttcacaggggtcccctaagaccaatggaaaacacatatttccaatggtctaaggaataattttatggttgggggtcaccacaacatgaggaactgtattgaaGGGTCgaggcattaggaaggttgagaaccactgccatagacagtcactaattgggctgatgggggggggggatgttttggcctctgtgtacttgaaatgccagggcctattccaGTCCAGTCCTGGTAGGAAAGGTGGAGAATTAAGGATCAGCAAGGGAATAGCATGTAAGAATATTATGGAATGCTTGCCAGGGTCAGGCTTCAAGCCCTGGTATAAATGAGAGTTCTCTGTGGGTCTCTATCAGGAGAGCAGCTTTAGGGGGATGGTCCTCATGGTAAAAAATGTCCAAAAGAAAGATGGAACCTCTGTAATCACCATGTACAGAACATAAGGTCCTTCTACACATGGGCCGATTGAGGGCCAAGGGGTCAGTCTATGGTCCAGGGCCTTGGGTGGCACATTATCCAGCTTGGCAAGCAttcctgtatgtgtgtgtgtggtacgcTCATCATGTTGTGAGTCATTGTGGTTATAGATATTGTTCTAGGTTTGTGTAAACAATTGTCTACGCTTGTTAATAAAGGTTTGGCCTCCTCAATTGCAGATTTGTGTCACTTGGGGAACTAGAAATGGGGCGTCTAATGGGCACAAGGTCGGAGAGATCAAAATCAATATTTTCCTGACGCTCAGGAAAGTTTTTAATGAATTGGCATCAAAGTTCCTACCTGTGTCGGTCCTGAATACATTTGACTGCTTTGTAAACTTGAACACCATTCTGCCCTATGGAGCGgtagtgctcagtgctgctcagcCGCTGCCCCGAGCCTGAACACCAGTCTTTACCCATCCAATGGTTTCTACATGCAGACAGTAAGAATTCCTTCTAGCCCAGCCTATAAAAAGAATATTCTAAATCGTTATCATTTGTTAAATTGGCCTGTTTTCCATTTTGACAAccaatgacattaattgagaCTTCTGGGAATGGAATATTAGGGGGTGCCATAGTCAACAGAAGGCTGTGACCCCCAATCAGCTCTTTCTTCTTTGCACTTTAGGGTCCTGTAGCAAACATTTCCTGATAGATGTTTCCAATGGATCAGTaaatcagtgatttatttcatgctttattattacagagaaaagggaatcatttaaccatgaaataaacccaatagggctgttctgcccccaataaggggtaattatatcttagttgggatcaagtacaggtactgttttattattacagagaaaagggaatcatttaaccatgaaataaacccaatagggctgttctgcccccaataaggggtaattatatcttagttgggatcaagtacaggtactgttttattattacagagaaaagggaatcatttaaccatgaaataaacctaatagggctgttctgcccccaataaggggtatttatatcttagttgggatcaagtacaggtactgttttattattacagagaaaagggaatcatttaaccattaaataaacccaatagggctgttctgccccaataaggggtaattatatcttagttgggatcaagtacaggtactgttttattattacagagaaaagggaatcatttaaccattaaataaacccaatagggctgttctgccccaataaggggtaattatatcttagttgggatcaagtacaggtactgttttattattacagagaaaagggataatAGATCCCAAGCCTATAATGCTAAACTATCCCCAATGTCTATAAATCAGGGGTATCAACCTTTGGGCCCGGCATGTTAGCAGTGAGATACCAATCAGCCTGGATCTTCCCATTTTCCCACTACAGGGTTGAGAGAAACCCAATCAGGAACTGAGAGACCAAGGGCAGTGAGATAGCAGAGCAACAAGGTAAAGTCCAAGTGCTGTAATAAActagttaaataaaataaaaaccagaatagaaataaatgataaatataaatGAGTCAGGGCAGCAGGCTAATCACAGTATGTACAAGGATTTTTTCTTCTACATGACTATAGAAGATGCCAAGGGAACCCTTGAGTTGTGTGAAGGACTCAGTGCCAGGCAAAATATTATCTTATTTGCAATTATTCAGCCAACGCAGTCTCCCAGCAGCACATGCCTtcatataaacatacagtataactaATAGAAGTTTGGCTAATGGTCTGTGAGTTGTTGTTGTAGGACCTGCTCTCTGGGAACAGTTTTTGGAGAGCAAATCATTGTTGATAAGGAAAGACCTGTTTCATGTCCCTACAAAGGTAAAATGGGAGCCATCAGATTGGTGACTAATTGGCCTGTCcgattatatacccactgctgcTCCTATTGTACAGAGTAATAGAAGACAGGAGGTGCATCATATTTGGTGATGGTCATGGATGGTGCAGGTATATATATTGCAGAAGGTGCCTGGTAACTCCAAGCCACATCTAATttcctctatataaatataaagaaggGATGCAATGGATATCAATTGTTTCATGTATATGGGACCTACTTGCCTAATAGTGTTCCcctcaggtaggagagtggtgGTGGTACTAGGGCAGCTCCCACAACAACCTAGACAACTACTCTGATGGACATTCATGGGTATCCCTCATCTTTTATTAATATGGATATACAATAAAGTGTTACTTATTACAATAATCTGTAGTGCTCTGACTATTCCATGCTATATGTAGAAAGTGAATACTGTAAAAATAGTGCTAATGTGAAGAGTGTTTTGTAGGGCGCCACCTACCTTCTAGGATAATAAATGTACTGCAGCTCCTGATACCTATGAGTGAGGCTCACGTGCCCAGAGCAGAGGGTGTTCTTAATCTTTTATAAGAAACTCCTTAGATGCCCTCATGTAAGAGGCCAATGTATATTTATAGTCATCAATGAGGATCTTGCAGTGCAGGCGGGGGGTAAATAATGTTGTTATGTTATATAATTTCATTGTTATTACATAGTCTAGTCAATAGGTGacagtatggggcagggaatcaCCTTCAGAAGGTTCTAGTTGCAGGTGGTTTCTCTTTGTCAATCTGGATGGAGAATATTGCCCattggaaagaaaagaaaaatgttaatgaCACCAAGGTCCTGAGAGCATTGCTTACATGTAAGTAGGCATATAataatcccagctgatctgtataaatccggctccctgttctctgttcctgcaattggagttgggagcattaagcacagtttcccagcactgaacaagtctgtccctttatccccatgtctgattcctgtgccatataatgacgggaaaatgccatcattatctctatatgtagggtaccagcaaggggcctgacacagtgctgggaatcagcattctcattggtcacttctcttgcacctATAATTAAGATTTtgttcagtagaattctcattggggaataaTTTTCCATGCGTAATTGATCAGTTGGGATTCCCATTGGAGGATTAtgttgcatattaattggccctggagggctgggggtctcacacacaggcacataatgagcaaactggggcactaagtaccatttgcatgttagtgacacaacatggccgcccacactgggagcccctcctctTGCTGGGGACATAGTGCCCGTTaggagcattttttgcacaaaatggtattgtttccccccaacCAGAGGtcaatttccacattttgccattggcggatattTTTTTTACGCATGCATCATTTTTATACGCGAGctaaatttttttgacgcatttTATGCGTTATGTGTTTCCCCTGAACTCTGTTAATATATTTGAATGTTTCCTTCCCAAT
The genomic region above belongs to Xenopus tropicalis strain Nigerian chromosome 9, UCB_Xtro_10.0, whole genome shotgun sequence and contains:
- the LOC108648789 gene encoding prostasin; the encoded protein is MEMSLPISALLLGILGISGMGEADSSCGVPLVRSRIMGGQEAPYGKWPWQANLRRPGYYPYCGGTLIGEKWILTAAACIHSNTKSSFQVFVGDYNLDNTDKGEQPVSVKRIIIHPSYREGYLNDNIALLELATKVQMNKVTLPVCLPDASVTFPDGQKCSVTGWGQIMDGADPPSPRVLREVEVKMMSNDRCNTLFNIPDAYGRTTANLTDTMLCAGYAKGGRDSCNGDVGGPLVCPKDGRWYLAGVVSGGDGCGKPNRPGIYTRVSSYIKWITGVAPEVTGNVLNVKY